A window of Paenibacillus polygoni contains these coding sequences:
- the mscL gene encoding large-conductance mechanosensitive channel protein MscL, which translates to MCLKGIISEFKEFAVRGNVIDLAVGVIIGGAFGKIITSFVNDILMPPIGLILGNRSFEQLFLPLEKGIFTLEGSKYTTLAMAEKAEIPVLRYGQFINVVLDFMIVAFCIFMFVKTINRFKRKEEQPEPKKTTRACPYCISDIPLEATRCSHCTSLLEPVHGTEKAKT; encoded by the coding sequence ATTTGCTTGAAAGGAATCATCAGCGAATTTAAAGAATTTGCCGTACGAGGAAATGTCATTGACTTGGCAGTAGGTGTCATTATTGGCGGAGCATTCGGAAAAATCATAACGTCTTTCGTTAATGATATACTTATGCCGCCGATCGGACTGATTTTAGGAAATCGCAGCTTTGAACAGCTGTTTTTGCCGCTGGAAAAAGGGATTTTCACCCTCGAAGGAAGTAAATACACAACGCTTGCCATGGCAGAGAAAGCCGAAATTCCTGTTCTCCGGTACGGTCAGTTCATTAATGTGGTTCTCGATTTTATGATTGTAGCATTCTGTATTTTTATGTTCGTCAAGACGATCAACCGCTTTAAACGTAAAGAAGAACAACCCGAGCCGAAGAAAACGACACGGGCATGCCCTTATTGTATATCGGATATACCGCTTGAAGCGACACGTTGTTCACACTGTACATCCCTTCTTGAACCCGTTCATGGGACAGAAAAGGCAAAAACTTAA
- a CDS encoding NUDIX hydrolase, which produces MIKEEQFDIYNEDGKWIGTAPRSEVHAKGYWHKSFHCWIIRDTEEGRKLLFQKRVSSKDTFPSCYDITAAGHLSAGETVQDAARELEEELGLAVPYSQLIPLVEVKEELYGEVNGVPFNDREISSVFGYLHAQPLYQYQLQQSEVQGLYEALLSDLIELFENKVPEVQATGIHSQNEGDPEALFMETIRAEQFVTRQPSYYLTIFEKLKEWKR; this is translated from the coding sequence ATGATAAAAGAAGAGCAATTTGATATTTACAATGAAGATGGAAAGTGGATCGGCACTGCCCCCCGTTCTGAAGTTCACGCAAAAGGATACTGGCATAAATCGTTTCACTGCTGGATCATACGAGATACAGAAGAAGGGCGTAAACTGCTTTTTCAAAAAAGGGTGAGCAGTAAGGATACTTTTCCTTCCTGCTATGATATTACCGCAGCAGGGCATCTCTCTGCAGGTGAAACGGTGCAAGATGCCGCAAGAGAACTTGAGGAAGAACTGGGACTAGCTGTTCCCTACTCTCAGCTTATACCTTTGGTTGAGGTGAAGGAGGAGTTATATGGTGAAGTAAACGGGGTTCCCTTCAATGACCGCGAAATCAGCTCTGTATTTGGTTATCTTCATGCTCAGCCGCTATATCAATATCAGCTGCAGCAAAGTGAAGTACAAGGGCTTTATGAAGCTCTGCTATCCGATCTGATAGAGCTGTTCGAGAATAAAGTACCGGAAGTGCAAGCCACTGGAATTCATAGTCAGAATGAAGGTGATCCAGAAGCACTCTTCATGGAAACCATCAGAGCAGAACAGTTTGTGACAAGGCAGCCCAGTTACTATCTCACCATATTTGAGAAACTAAAGGAATGGAAAAGGTAA
- a CDS encoding transposase: MSGKDKEMLPISKETVEVDGVYTNERGLTEHLHRGQQFPSDPVLGATEWELTEFAFDNHHDGTTDPRLVPKKNDTDKQGKITSPRRQQQGGNPS, translated from the coding sequence ATGAGCGGAAAAGACAAGGAGATGCTCCCGATATCCAAGGAAACAGTTGAGGTTGACGGAGTTTATACGAATGAACGAGGACTTACTGAACATCTCCACAGAGGTCAACAATTCCCTTCGGATCCTGTTTTAGGTGCTACAGAATGGGAACTAACCGAGTTTGCATTTGATAATCATCATGACGGTACCACCGATCCTAGACTGGTTCCGAAAAAAAATGACACGGATAAACAAGGGAAAATTACGAGCCCAAGACGTCAGCAACAAGGCGGGAATCCTTCCTAA
- a CDS encoding nucleobase:cation symporter-2 family protein yields the protein MSRERIFDRHRHPAKTFSLGLQHVLAMYAGAVIVPLIVGTALEFTSSELTYLIAIDLLACGLATLLQVWGGKYFGIGLPVMLGCAFQAVAPMILIGKNFGVSYIYGAIIASGLFVMIFGGFFSKLIRFFPPVVTGSVVTIIGLTLIPTALNDLGGGQNEPDFGSILNLCIGFGVLIFIILMNRFTKGFLQSISILLGLVVGTIVASFFGKVDLTPMLEASWFRAPEPFHFGTPKFNISAVLTMILVAIVSIAESTGVFMALGKILDKDLNSKDLARGYRAEGLAIVIGGIFNSFPYTTYSQNVGLLQMSRVKTRDVIAVAGGLLIIIGFVPKIAATAQMIPHSVLGGATVALFGMVVSSGIRMLAEQVDFNRYENLLIIACSVGMGLGVTVVPDLFAQLPEEAGILLNNGIVVGSFTAIFMNLIFNGLGPAKGTPGTKSTTNEEVA from the coding sequence ATGTCTCGTGAGCGAATATTCGATCGTCATCGTCATCCAGCGAAGACATTTTCACTTGGCCTTCAGCACGTTTTGGCTATGTATGCAGGGGCTGTTATTGTTCCGCTGATCGTGGGCACTGCGCTTGAATTTACCTCGTCCGAGCTGACGTACCTCATTGCAATTGACCTGCTGGCCTGTGGGCTTGCTACGTTACTGCAGGTCTGGGGAGGTAAATATTTTGGTATCGGACTACCGGTTATGCTCGGCTGTGCATTTCAGGCTGTAGCTCCCATGATTCTGATTGGAAAGAACTTTGGCGTGTCCTATATTTATGGAGCGATTATCGCATCGGGATTATTCGTTATGATATTTGGTGGATTCTTCAGTAAGCTGATTCGGTTCTTTCCGCCGGTTGTAACCGGATCGGTAGTGACAATTATCGGTCTTACCTTGATTCCAACCGCTTTGAACGATCTTGGTGGAGGTCAAAATGAGCCCGATTTCGGAAGCATCTTGAATTTATGTATCGGTTTTGGAGTTCTTATTTTCATCATTCTCATGAATCGTTTCACAAAAGGCTTCTTGCAATCTATTTCGATTCTGCTCGGTCTTGTGGTAGGTACGATCGTGGCTAGTTTCTTCGGCAAGGTAGACTTGACGCCAATGCTAGAAGCAAGCTGGTTTCGTGCACCAGAGCCGTTTCACTTCGGCACACCCAAATTTAATATCTCTGCCGTTCTGACGATGATCCTTGTTGCGATTGTCAGTATCGCAGAATCCACAGGGGTGTTTATGGCTCTCGGTAAGATTCTGGACAAAGACTTGAATTCGAAAGATCTAGCCCGCGGATATCGCGCAGAAGGTCTTGCGATTGTTATTGGTGGTATTTTTAATTCATTCCCTTATACAACGTATTCTCAGAACGTAGGACTTCTGCAAATGAGCCGCGTAAAAACACGTGACGTCATCGCAGTGGCTGGCGGACTGCTAATTATCATTGGTTTTGTACCGAAGATTGCAGCTACCGCACAGATGATTCCTCATTCGGTACTCGGCGGCGCTACGGTAGCCTTATTCGGTATGGTGGTATCCTCCGGTATTCGTATGCTAGCTGAACAGGTGGACTTTAATCGGTATGAGAACCTGCTGATTATCGCTTGTTCTGTGGGAATGGGACTTGGTGTTACGGTCGTTCCTGATTTATTCGCACAGCTGCCAGAAGAGGCAGGGATTCTACTAAACAACGGAATTGTAGTGGGCAGTTTTACGGCAATTTTCATGAATCTTATCTTCAATGGGCTGGGTCCGGCGAAAGGAACCCCTGGAACGAAGTCTACTACTAATGAAGAAGTAGCCTAA
- a CDS encoding zinc ribbon domain-containing protein codes for MNFLQRIKDGAGRATEKAQHAVEINKINSQIANIKHDMSVNYTEMGRIFYEGYRAQDMSLAEERMMELSAECDTLQDEIDELREKIALLKNERVCVCGHVSDLDANFCPKCGRPLIGNEKSAPAAHAQAKPEAAATVAEEEVEEEELFPDLLLAEEEIPSENYDLGDFLPEEKEEFDAEWERRRLEEMQRESERQQELDERIRYWKENNQHQEKVETELPRETVKCQICAAELPKGSKWCPHCGAEQI; via the coding sequence ATGAACTTTTTACAACGAATTAAAGACGGGGCAGGGCGTGCGACTGAGAAGGCACAGCATGCTGTAGAGATTAACAAAATCAATTCGCAAATTGCGAACATTAAGCACGACATGTCCGTGAACTATACAGAAATGGGCCGTATCTTCTATGAGGGATATCGTGCACAAGATATGTCTTTAGCGGAAGAAAGAATGATGGAACTTTCGGCAGAATGCGACACGCTTCAGGATGAGATTGATGAACTGCGTGAGAAGATTGCACTGCTGAAAAACGAGCGGGTTTGCGTCTGTGGTCATGTATCGGATCTGGATGCTAATTTCTGTCCCAAATGCGGCCGTCCTTTAATAGGAAACGAGAAATCGGCTCCGGCAGCACATGCACAAGCTAAACCGGAAGCGGCAGCTACCGTTGCTGAAGAAGAGGTAGAAGAGGAAGAACTTTTCCCCGATCTGCTTTTGGCTGAGGAAGAGATTCCTAGTGAGAATTATGATCTAGGAGACTTCCTGCCGGAAGAGAAAGAAGAGTTTGACGCAGAGTGGGAACGCAGACGCTTGGAAGAGATGCAGCGCGAAAGCGAGAGGCAGCAGGAGCTGGATGAGCGTATAAGGTATTGGAAAGAGAACAATCAGCACCAAGAAAAAGTGGAAACGGAACTTCCGCGAGAGACCGTAAAGTGTCAGATTTGTGCAGCGGAGCTGCCAAAAGGCTCTAAATGGTGTCCGCATTGCGGAGCAGAACAGATTTAA
- the map gene encoding type I methionyl aminopeptidase, with product MSVKLKTKEEIGYMREAGRILKACHREIERKLAPDTTTQEIDEFVETFLARNGAIPEQKGYKGYPYATCASVNDIVCHGFPSKKPLKSGDVVTIDMVVNKDGWLADSAWTYAIGKIDSKTQRFLRRTEKAMLLGIEEAVPGKTIGDIGYAIEKNVKLWRYGIVKPLVGHGIGRLMHEQPDVFPYGKKGTGMKLVEGMVITVEPVLTMGRTGAVYWEEDGWTVRSADGSIGAQYEHTVAITKDGPLLLTS from the coding sequence ATGTCGGTAAAGCTTAAAACAAAAGAAGAGATCGGTTACATGCGTGAGGCCGGACGAATCTTAAAAGCATGCCATCGTGAAATTGAGAGAAAACTCGCCCCAGATACGACAACCCAAGAGATTGATGAATTTGTAGAAACCTTTCTCGCTCGAAATGGAGCGATTCCCGAGCAAAAGGGCTATAAAGGGTACCCTTATGCAACCTGTGCATCCGTTAATGATATCGTGTGTCATGGATTCCCAAGTAAAAAGCCGCTTAAATCAGGTGATGTTGTCACCATTGATATGGTTGTTAACAAAGATGGATGGCTCGCAGACTCTGCCTGGACCTATGCCATCGGAAAAATTGATTCAAAAACCCAGCGTTTTCTTCGCCGAACCGAGAAGGCAATGTTACTGGGTATTGAAGAAGCCGTACCAGGTAAAACGATAGGGGACATAGGCTACGCTATTGAGAAAAATGTAAAGCTATGGCGTTACGGCATTGTTAAACCGCTTGTAGGACATGGAATTGGCAGATTAATGCATGAGCAGCCAGATGTGTTTCCTTACGGAAAAAAGGGAACAGGAATGAAACTGGTTGAAGGTATGGTGATTACCGTTGAACCCGTTTTGACCATGGGAAGAACCGGCGCTGTTTATTGGGAAGAAGATGGCTGGACAGTCCGATCAGCAGATGGAAGTATCGGTGCTCAGTATGAGCACACGGTAGCGATTACGAAGGATGGTCCGTTGCTGCTAACAAGCTAG
- a CDS encoding UvrD-helicase domain-containing protein yields MYSTNPIFYPRPLGVPSSARMPKAKEAPEQTSLELVHDTEPDAEYFRSLEEAGILLNGPQIKAVRHGDGPILTLAGAGCGKTTVLAARAGYLIKVRNVAAGSILLVTFTSKAAAEMKSRISTLPGIRSAAARAVQARTFHSFALMLLRHYGVTEDIFGDMRAQHTVIKMIQRKHGLSDAFQPESLLSSLSTWKMEGKRTEDLPETSQEEREVKQILTGYEAWKKERHKMDFDDILLRAAELLNDPAILRPLQKRFQYIMVDEFQDTNSLQYEIVRKLAASHRNLMVVGDDDQTIYTFNGARQEAILDFDKVYPRASIVTLDINYRSDARILGLGTEIVRYNKKRRYKKLVSAGKPGYQPLFATPSGVEEEAAMVVSHIQEIIEEGHLSYQDIAILHRTASSSRAIFEQLVLKEIPFVQYGATPVFYDQTLVKPLMDHLRLSLHPRNFDAIPSTLGPLYISREAGLEYLAGQEKLQPKKYPLIHFSRWDRLKPFQQEQVKERIKLIKQLQTMTPLAAIQEMRRQFYDSYLESGDPSIYTHYKETIMETLDELEASVKRFETVESFVTFADELSRRHKEMEALQAANEDAVQLMTIHRAKGLEFPCVYWIGASEGILPHSSALTKEVPEDRKAALTGAAAKEVDEALLEEERRLAYVAVTRAKQRLFITSPASQHGKPAPVSRFLLEAFGVKDTGHKKQSAKERLNTDKDRFHSKSKIHSSSSSPMKGSSQRMETVPVWSCTSDTCPAWIRQHAGKPKEEAPPCPLCKSKMKKTMREVPALPRHLK; encoded by the coding sequence ATGTATAGCACAAATCCTATATTTTATCCTCGCCCTTTAGGGGTCCCTTCGAGTGCCCGAATGCCTAAGGCGAAGGAAGCGCCCGAACAAACAAGCCTGGAGCTTGTTCACGATACGGAACCAGATGCCGAATACTTCCGATCGCTCGAGGAAGCCGGTATTCTGCTGAACGGTCCACAGATTAAAGCCGTAAGGCATGGTGACGGTCCTATTTTAACTTTGGCAGGAGCTGGTTGCGGGAAAACGACGGTTCTTGCGGCCAGGGCCGGCTACCTTATTAAAGTTCGAAACGTAGCTGCCGGCAGTATCCTGCTCGTCACTTTTACTAGTAAAGCCGCTGCAGAGATGAAATCTCGTATTTCGACACTTCCGGGTATTCGTTCTGCTGCTGCAAGAGCTGTACAAGCAAGAACATTCCACTCCTTCGCTTTAATGTTACTTCGTCACTACGGGGTAACGGAAGATATTTTTGGTGACATGAGAGCACAGCATACCGTAATAAAAATGATTCAGCGCAAGCATGGATTAAGCGATGCATTTCAGCCGGAAAGCCTGCTCTCTTCTCTCTCTACCTGGAAGATGGAAGGTAAACGTACCGAAGATCTTCCAGAGACGTCACAGGAAGAAAGAGAGGTAAAACAGATTCTTACTGGGTATGAAGCATGGAAGAAAGAACGTCACAAGATGGACTTTGATGATATTTTGCTGCGAGCTGCGGAACTGTTGAATGATCCTGCCATTCTGCGCCCGCTTCAGAAACGATTCCAATATATTATGGTGGATGAATTCCAAGATACCAACAGTCTTCAGTACGAAATTGTACGTAAACTCGCAGCTTCCCACCGGAACCTCATGGTAGTCGGTGATGACGACCAGACGATCTATACCTTTAATGGAGCAAGACAAGAAGCGATTCTTGATTTTGATAAAGTCTATCCTCGGGCATCGATCGTTACACTGGATATTAATTACCGTTCCGACGCTCGCATTCTTGGACTTGGCACAGAGATTGTACGTTATAACAAGAAACGTCGGTATAAAAAACTGGTTTCCGCTGGTAAGCCTGGGTATCAGCCATTGTTTGCCACTCCTTCTGGAGTGGAAGAAGAGGCAGCGATGGTCGTCAGTCATATTCAGGAGATAATAGAAGAAGGACACCTTTCGTACCAGGATATTGCGATCCTGCACCGGACAGCAAGCAGCAGCCGTGCTATTTTTGAACAGCTAGTCCTAAAAGAGATTCCTTTTGTACAATACGGGGCTACCCCTGTCTTCTACGATCAGACTTTAGTGAAGCCGCTGATGGATCACCTAAGGTTATCTCTTCACCCGCGTAATTTTGATGCGATTCCAAGTACACTCGGCCCTTTATATATCTCGCGTGAAGCAGGTCTCGAATACTTGGCAGGACAAGAGAAGCTGCAGCCTAAAAAATATCCGCTCATTCATTTTTCGAGATGGGATCGTCTGAAACCTTTTCAGCAAGAACAGGTCAAGGAACGAATTAAACTGATTAAGCAGCTGCAGACGATGACTCCGCTTGCGGCGATTCAGGAAATGCGCAGACAGTTCTACGATTCGTATCTTGAGAGCGGCGATCCAAGCATCTACACGCACTATAAAGAAACAATTATGGAAACACTGGATGAGCTTGAGGCCTCTGTAAAACGGTTTGAGACCGTGGAGAGTTTTGTCACCTTTGCAGATGAACTATCCCGAAGACATAAAGAGATGGAAGCTCTGCAAGCAGCCAATGAAGATGCCGTACAGCTGATGACGATTCACAGAGCCAAAGGTCTCGAATTCCCCTGCGTTTACTGGATTGGTGCAAGTGAAGGAATTCTTCCGCATAGTTCTGCTCTAACCAAAGAAGTGCCTGAGGACCGAAAAGCGGCACTGACGGGCGCAGCTGCCAAAGAAGTGGATGAAGCTTTGCTAGAGGAAGAACGCAGACTTGCTTATGTTGCTGTTACGCGTGCGAAGCAGCGATTGTTCATTACCTCACCTGCTAGTCAGCATGGTAAGCCGGCTCCTGTCTCTAGATTTCTGCTGGAAGCCTTCGGCGTCAAAGATACAGGCCACAAGAAACAGAGTGCCAAAGAACGTTTAAATACGGACAAAGACCGCTTCCACTCGAAAAGCAAGATACACAGCTCTTCTTCCTCTCCTATGAAAGGAAGCTCGCAGCGGATGGAGACCGTTCCGGTATGGTCATGCACATCAGATACTTGTCCTGCCTGGATTCGTCAGCACGCCGGCAAACCGAAGGAGGAAGCGCCGCCTTGCCCGCTCTGTAAGTCAAAAATGAAAAAAACGATGCGGGAAGTACCTGCTTTACCGAGACATCTGAAGTAA
- the coxB gene encoding cytochrome c oxidase subunit II, whose protein sequence is MMKRWQYGKRILLLLTAFSLLLLSACGREDLSVMNPQGPVAQGQLDLMKLAITIMVVVLLVVFAISAYVLVKFRRKKGQTEVPEQVEGNFKLEVIWTVIPLILVIVLAVPTVSQLSALGKDYTKDKNALQVRVTAHQYWWEFSYPDLGVTTAQDLIIPTNKTISFVLDSQDVIHSFWVPSLSGKIDTNFAGDDDTKGTTNKFHFSAPNEGVYRGKCAELCGPSHAFMEFKVKSVSPEEFENWVASMKAPAVLPEDEQLAEKFRSACLTCHAVGDQGTPVGPNLTGIGSREAVASMLLNEREGQAGASVEDNMKQWLHDPQEVKPGNKMPNPSDLGLTAEEIDAIAEYLASYKLEYETNSAD, encoded by the coding sequence GTGATGAAAAGGTGGCAGTACGGAAAACGGATCCTCCTTTTGCTGACAGCATTCTCTTTATTATTGTTGTCCGCTTGTGGTCGAGAGGATTTATCTGTAATGAACCCGCAAGGTCCTGTAGCACAAGGTCAGCTTGATTTGATGAAACTTGCTATAACGATCATGGTCGTCGTATTGCTTGTGGTATTTGCCATCTCAGCTTACGTATTGGTCAAGTTCAGACGCAAAAAAGGACAGACTGAAGTACCGGAACAAGTGGAAGGCAATTTCAAGCTTGAGGTGATCTGGACTGTGATTCCGCTCATTCTTGTTATTGTACTCGCTGTTCCTACGGTTTCACAGCTCTCCGCACTTGGTAAAGATTACACCAAAGACAAAAATGCCCTTCAGGTTAGAGTAACGGCTCACCAGTACTGGTGGGAATTTAGTTATCCTGATTTGGGTGTAACGACCGCACAAGATCTCATCATTCCAACGAACAAGACGATTTCTTTTGTCCTTGACAGTCAAGACGTAATTCATTCCTTCTGGGTCCCATCCCTTTCCGGTAAGATTGATACCAACTTTGCAGGGGATGACGATACAAAAGGAACAACAAACAAGTTCCATTTTTCCGCACCGAATGAAGGCGTTTACCGGGGGAAGTGCGCAGAATTATGCGGACCATCCCATGCTTTCATGGAGTTCAAAGTTAAATCAGTAAGCCCGGAAGAATTCGAGAACTGGGTTGCTTCTATGAAAGCACCGGCCGTTCTTCCTGAAGATGAGCAGCTTGCAGAGAAATTCAGATCTGCCTGCCTGACGTGTCATGCTGTGGGAGATCAAGGGACTCCAGTCGGTCCGAATCTCACAGGAATCGGCAGCAGAGAAGCAGTAGCTAGTATGCTTCTGAACGAACGTGAAGGGCAAGCGGGAGCATCTGTTGAAGATAACATGAAACAGTGGCTTCATGATCCGCAAGAAGTGAAACCAGGCAACAAAATGCCGAATCCTAGTGATCTTGGACTCACGGCAGAAGAAATTGATGCCATTGCTGAATACTTGGCGAGTTATAAGCTTGAATACGAAACGAACAGTGCGGATTGA
- a CDS encoding xanthine phosphoribosyltransferase, with product MKLLKEKVLNEGIVLSDQVLKVDSFLNHQMDPILMKEVGREFTRRFEGEEITRVLTIESSGIAPGIMTALELEVPLIFARKQKSLTLREDILVEKVYSFTKQESNEITVAKKFMKPGDRVLIIDDFLANGEAAFGLARIVEQAGAEVVGIGIVIEKAFQPGGKLLKEKGYRVESLVRLAALKDGKVTFAEEEVNV from the coding sequence ATGAAGCTGTTAAAAGAGAAAGTATTAAATGAAGGAATTGTATTGTCGGATCAAGTATTAAAGGTGGATTCTTTCCTGAACCATCAGATGGATCCGATCTTGATGAAAGAAGTAGGACGTGAGTTTACGCGTAGATTTGAAGGCGAAGAAATCACTCGTGTACTGACGATTGAATCCTCTGGTATAGCACCGGGCATTATGACAGCACTGGAACTTGAAGTACCGCTTATTTTTGCACGCAAACAAAAATCACTGACTCTTCGTGAAGATATTCTCGTTGAGAAGGTATACTCTTTTACAAAACAGGAATCCAATGAAATCACCGTTGCCAAAAAATTTATGAAGCCAGGGGATCGCGTACTTATTATTGACGATTTCTTAGCGAACGGTGAAGCCGCTTTTGGACTTGCTCGCATTGTGGAACAGGCAGGAGCAGAAGTTGTCGGCATTGGTATCGTGATTGAGAAAGCATTCCAGCCGGGAGGAAAACTATTGAAAGAGAAAGGGTACCGTGTAGAGTCACTTGTTCGTCTTGCAGCACTTAAGGATGGAAAGGTTACTTTTGCCGAAGAAGAGGTTAACGTCTAA
- a CDS encoding DUF4870 domain-containing protein, with the protein MSPFKSSTGLDENIAAAICYLFTFIGAIVMLALEKRSRFVMFHALQSLFAFGFIVVGHILSGLVPLFGPLLAALLSLLGFVIWIVMLVITLQGKWLKLPIVGDLADKQMRKL; encoded by the coding sequence ATGTCTCCATTCAAATCATCGACAGGTCTTGATGAGAATATTGCTGCTGCAATATGCTACCTGTTCACCTTTATAGGAGCAATTGTGATGCTTGCACTGGAGAAACGAAGTCGGTTTGTTATGTTTCATGCTCTGCAATCTTTATTTGCATTTGGCTTTATAGTAGTAGGACACATTCTAAGCGGGCTTGTTCCCTTATTTGGTCCGCTGCTCGCTGCTCTGTTATCCCTGCTCGGCTTTGTTATATGGATTGTAATGTTAGTGATAACTCTGCAAGGAAAGTGGCTAAAGCTGCCTATTGTTGGCGATCTAGCTGATAAACAAATGCGGAAACTGTAA
- the ctaD gene encoding cytochrome c oxidase subunit I — protein sequence MDWITTVDHKKIAILYLMAGALFFGIGGIEAILIRIQLMEPYNQIVSTQIFNELITMHGTTMIFLGVMPIIFAFMNAILPLQIGARDVAFPFLNALGFWTFLFGGILLNLSWLMGGAPDAGWTSYVPLASTAYSDTHGVDFYTIGLQIAGLGTLIGGINFLATIITMRAPGMSFMRMPMFAWTTFITSAMILFAFPAITVGLVLLTFDRILGANFFSIEGGGNPVLWQHIFWIFGHPEVYILILPAFGIISEVIPTFSRKRLFGYSSMVFATILIAFLGFMVWAHHMFTTGLGTIANALFSISTMLIAVPTGIKIFNWLFTMWGGQIRFTTANLYAIGFLPTFVMGGVTGVMLASAPADFQFHDTYFVVAHFHYVIVGGLVLGIFAGLTYWWPKMFGRLLNETLGKITFWFFIIGFHLTFFVQHFLGLLGMQRRVATYAPDQGLDELNYISTIGALLMGVGVILFLINVVITFRKPADAPNDPWEDGRTLEWSIPSPPPEHNFTQIPLVRGLDAWWKEKMAGNTKMTPAEPLGPIHMPSATPLPFLMSVGIFIAGLGFMFSNDEFGNGFMNFLFNNYIVVIIGLLITFGSMAARSLFDDHGWHIDPEELEDKGAKI from the coding sequence ATGGATTGGATTACGACGGTTGACCATAAGAAAATCGCAATACTTTATTTGATGGCAGGAGCTCTGTTTTTTGGTATCGGCGGTATTGAAGCGATCTTGATTCGTATCCAGCTGATGGAACCATACAATCAAATCGTTAGTACACAGATATTTAATGAACTGATTACGATGCACGGTACAACGATGATTTTCCTAGGTGTTATGCCGATTATCTTTGCTTTTATGAACGCGATCCTCCCTCTTCAAATCGGGGCGCGGGACGTAGCATTTCCATTCCTTAATGCACTGGGTTTCTGGACGTTTCTCTTCGGAGGAATCCTGCTGAACCTCAGCTGGCTTATGGGCGGAGCTCCGGATGCGGGATGGACTTCATATGTGCCGCTGGCAAGTACCGCATACAGTGATACACACGGGGTTGATTTTTACACCATTGGACTGCAGATTGCAGGTCTCGGTACACTCATCGGGGGGATTAACTTCCTTGCCACGATTATTACGATGCGTGCTCCAGGGATGTCCTTTATGCGCATGCCGATGTTTGCTTGGACAACATTTATTACATCCGCTATGATTCTATTCGCTTTTCCAGCGATTACGGTTGGGCTTGTCCTGTTAACTTTTGACCGGATTCTGGGTGCAAACTTCTTCAGTATAGAAGGCGGGGGTAACCCTGTATTATGGCAACATATCTTCTGGATCTTCGGGCATCCCGAAGTATATATCTTGATCTTGCCGGCCTTCGGTATTATTTCAGAAGTTATTCCTACATTTTCAAGAAAAAGATTGTTTGGTTACAGCTCGATGGTCTTTGCAACAATCCTGATTGCATTTTTGGGATTCATGGTATGGGCGCATCACATGTTTACGACCGGTCTCGGTACGATTGCGAATGCACTCTTCTCTATTTCTACCATGCTGATTGCCGTACCAACGGGTATCAAAATATTTAACTGGCTCTTTACGATGTGGGGAGGACAGATTCGCTTCACAACAGCGAACTTATATGCGATCGGTTTCTTGCCTACCTTTGTAATGGGCGGCGTGACAGGTGTTATGCTCGCATCTGCACCTGCGGACTTCCAGTTCCATGATACATACTTCGTTGTCGCACACTTTCACTATGTTATTGTGGGTGGTCTCGTACTGGGCATATTTGCTGGACTCACGTATTGGTGGCCAAAAATGTTTGGACGTCTCCTTAATGAGACGCTTGGCAAAATTACATTCTGGTTCTTTATTATTGGGTTCCATCTCACCTTCTTCGTTCAGCATTTCCTCGGTCTTTTGGGAATGCAGCGCCGGGTTGCAACCTATGCGCCGGATCAAGGTTTGGATGAACTGAACTATATTAGTACCATCGGTGCACTCCTGATGGGTGTCGGCGTTATTTTGTTCTTAATTAATGTGGTTATTACTTTTAGAAAACCAGCCGATGCACCGAACGATCCTTGGGAAGATGGCCGTACACTGGAATGGTCCATTCCATCACCGCCGCCTGAACACAACTTTACACAGATTCCACTAGTGCGTGGTCTTGATGCTTGGTGGAAAGAAAAAATGGCAGGCAACACGAAAATGACACCTGCAGAGCCGCTGGGTCCGATCCATATGCCATCTGCTACACCGCTTCCATTCCTGATGTCTGTAGGGATTTTCATCGCAGGTCTGGGTTTCATGTTCTCAAACGACGAGTTTGGCAACGGATTTATGAACTTCTTGTTCAATAATTATATCGTGGTTATCATTGGTCTTCTCATTACATTTGGATCTATGGCCGCACGTTCCTTGTTCGATGATCATGGATGGCATATTGATCCCGAGGAACTGGAAGATAAGGGGGCTAAGATATGA